The Perca fluviatilis chromosome 17, GENO_Pfluv_1.0, whole genome shotgun sequence region CATGAATGTTGTTACATTTCAGGGAACTTTACTCGATAAATACTTTGTTTTCTCAGGATTAATAGGTTTGTATCttagtgtgtgtctctctctctgtgtctctctttctgtgtctctctttctctctgtctctctttctgtgtctctctctctctgtctttctctctgtctctctctctgtgtctctctttctctctctgtgtctgtctctctctctgtgtgtgtgtgtgtgtgtgtgtgcaccaatAACGAGGCAAATTCCTTCTTTTCTTGTGCTAATAATCCAGATTCTCTGCTCTATGGCTGTGAAGTTGGCATTAAATTCCACCCTCGTTGCTGATAGTCATATATTAACCTTTTGAAAATCTTGGGGGGAccctgtgtttttaaaagttgcaATGATGATGATCTTAGGACACCTTTGAATTAAAGATGAAACTAATAAATTTAAATCTGAGCAGCTTTTGGTGgataaactgtctgcagttcaccctgaagaagaagaacagtcttttaaacttcttcttcttgtttatCAGGCCAAACAGTTCGGCTGGACTCAGGGCCGCTGGCCCAAGAAGAGCGCCGAGTTCCTCCTCCACATGCTCAAGAACGCCGAGAGCAACGCTGAGCttaaggtacacacacacacacacacacacacacacaccttcattaCATAACCACTCAGGTCTGTTAGTGTAACAGTGTGGCTCTCATGTGAAGCAGGCTGCAGTGATGATGACTTAGGACACCTTTGAATCAACTGAAAATAAAACGTTGAATCTGAGCGATCTGCTCTTCACTGTGAGTCACGCTGTTCATTAGAAGTCCCCGATCAGAAGGATTTAGGCCTCTGTGAACATGCTGCGTggtgttttctgtctttaccaccagaaaggtgtctgacgcggctctgctgctgctagcctcatctggacacatggatgtttcccatttgataaaatgaaatcataGCGTCTTCTTCAACTTtatattgtcaatatttttgtgttttttcatttgtttgcacatattttgatatatacatttttaattcaattcCCTTTCCTGAGATAATTAAGTACATGTTATTGTTCTATCAGAATCAAATTCTCTGCATTTATGTCCAAACCTCGAGACTTttaaaacatgtcatttattaatatgtatttgtgtctaaatgacatataaacatcttttagtattctattttgcctggaaactctAACAACACCCTTAGAGCAGGCGGTGTGTAAgatctaacctgttaacatgggggctgaaataaaaacggacacaccacgcagccagtgtgcaggctCCCTAACTTTCTAAAAAGAACAGGAAACTTTGGGGGCGGGGTCTGCAGGGATGTTTGCTACTGATTGGACAAATGCAGCAACAGCTTCATTCATAAAACAACTTACTCTCATAGATTCGTGACCATTTTAGGGTGAAGGTAAAACTTCTCTGTTTAAGAACATTAAAGTGAAGCTGTGCTGTCAGCTTTACAACTCCAGCCAGCGCCCAAACTCAGCTGTGTTTCTGATTGGTTCCTCTGCTCCCCTGTGTTTCTGATTGGTTCCTCTGCTCCCCTGTGTTTCTGATTGGTTCCCCTGTGTTTCTGATTGGTTCCCCTGTGTTCCAGGGTCTGGACGTGGACTCTCTGGTCATCGAGCACATCCAGGTGAACAAGGCCCCGAAGATGAGGCGCCGCACGTATCGCGCCCACGGCCGCATCAACCCGTACATGAGCTCGCCGTGCCACATCGAGATGATCCTCACGGAGAAGGAGCAGATCGTCCCCAAACCAGAGGAGGAGGTGGCCCAGAAGAAGAAGGTCAGAACACCTTTTATATCTTTAAGATCAACCGTAACGACGTTACAATAAACAGATAttattaaagtgttctcagatctgctaaaatacaacaaactaaGTCTAAAactaatgaaaggaaatcatttccaacttttttattcaacaaattgaacattgatttgaatataaaaggcagtgGATGGTTGCCTCCAACGCTCTTTATCAGTAGAATACATAATCTGTTCaccactttcattgaatttgggtgttttattcaatttgatatCAATTTGAAAGTGAAATTGATACTAACGTggctaaaatgttgaaaaaagtggttaatattttggaaagaaaatccacaaaaacttaaaatgtgcaacaaattgaacataaaaggcaTCACTAATAAAAGTGACTCGTTACATTTTTAAAgagcagttttctgctgatatttacaTCCATCTAACACAATAAATCTCTGAGTTTCTTTAGCGATGTGACTTAAGTCTGACCTCATACAGCTGGGACAGGATCATTTAATaacatttagtttatttttatactTATTAATCCTCCtggtgtcctcgggtcaaatctgacccattttcaaaaagtttctatatcagaaatttcagtttcttttaaccaaattgtcCAAATAAATAACGTGGAAGGTTCCATATAcaactcttcacaagtaaaataaatgattagttcactactttcattgaaattGAATGTTTATACAATTTTACAGCATTTGAGAAGAAAAAATGATAGATGAACATTGAAAAAGTTACAAATGTTGGAAGAAAACTTCAAATGCGCAAAAAACccagacaaaaacatcggaaaagctTCAGAAACGTTGGAAAAATGGACTAGAACGCATCAGGAAAAGGGACAAGTGTCGAAATAAAGGACAAACATGGGCAACATATCTAAATTATATCTATTGTGATATAAGACTAGATAtcttcttagattttggatatcgtaatatgacataagtgtcttttcctggttttaaaggctgcatcacagtaaagtgatgtacttttatgaaccaatcagactgttgtagctgttctattattcgcctttacccacttagtcattatatccacattattattattgatctaaactctcattgtgtaaatatttagtgaaagcaccaataatcaacactacaatattgttgcggtatcgatatcgaggtattaaataaaaaatattgtgtaAAATTAGATTTCCTCCATATCGCCCTAGGGCTAAGTGCCACAAAGGTTGAAACAAAAAGTAGCCAAAAACGGCAGAAAGTAAACTTTTAAAATTGAAAAGGGACAAGGTGGacatgtttaacccttgtgttgtcttcccttcAACCTTGaagaaaacatgacatttttgacgtctttttttcacaatttgtttttgctttttccaatgtttttttaaattatttttttctacaaattttcagcgcttatttctacgtcccatattttctgatataaaactaattaaaaacgggtcaatgtgaccaaAGGTCAACACAAAGATTAATCTCCCAAACCCTCCTGGGCCAAAACATGGACATAtttttccctccccccccccccaaacctttgtcgccatttttatttttacatcttGGACGTTTTTTGATGTCTTTGTcgccttaaaaaaaaaccttttgtggttgtttttgggttttttttcaaacttttggccttttttttttatatttgtcgCTGTTTTTACGTCATTTTAATAGAAAGTGTCAAACATTAGAGGAGAAAAATATCAAAAGGACAACGTGGGTGTGTTTAATCTCCCAAACGGTCGGTGGCTGACAGAAGTTGTCTGAGCGAATAAACACGATCAGAATACTGAGAACACTTCAATAATCTTTGTTATATTTAACAAGGTtactgcatgttttgtttttagtgaTTTGTGTGAAGCTGCAATGATGACATCTTAGGAGACCTTCAGATAAACCATGAAACTAACCATTTAATCTGAGCAGCTGATTGGTTGAAACACACtgacttcctgtgtgtgtgtgggcgggtcttaactctgagtttttttttatttttgtctcctGCAGGTTTCacagaagaagctgaagaagcaGAAGCTGATGGCTCGGGAATAAAATCTGAAATAAATCTGATTTATCACCAGTCTGGTCTCCCTGCTTCTTGATTTCTCTCTTACTGTCGTTACACTCTGACCACTGGAGGCTTCTCACAGTTtaccaatctctctctctctctctctctctctctctctctctctctctctctctctctctctctctctctctctctctctctctctctctctctctctctctggtggtTTAGGATTCTCTAGCACAGGgctctttaatgtttgttttaagccaaggaccctttaactgagagagacggaACAGGGACCCCTACTGCATACTTGCATGTTAAACTGTGCCTAAAACAACGTGTAGGGtgtaaggcatggatacccaaACAATGctacagatatttagaaatgatggtcagggtcgggctcggtcacatcagcgtggTAAGACGTGTTCTATAAGGTGCTGCAGCTCCTTTAAGAGaggtgaggaagaggaagcagacgtgttgtagctAGGCTATGGATGCAACCAGAGTAGATTGGTGGAATAAGTTTTGTACACGGTGTGTACTGAAAGCAAAGTTCATTCATGTGCTCACCAGaaacaggattttaaccctgaCGTTATTCATGTTGTAATGTGGGCCCTGGAGGTAATGAGTCTCCCCTGGTTCTCTGACCACGGTCAGGAGAGGTGAaccattgaacattttaacagctgattaacgttCGCTTGTTTCCCTGTGTGTGCTGAtgacctcatctgttgacatttctgaatgccttcctacagctgCTTCATAAAttcgggctttccacacaaacaaccTACATGTGTCATTCTAGCAGGGTGGCCTTAAGCCTTTATAAACCTTTTTtattgcatagaatactaagctattcaaatattagttggcattattttataaatcatgttttaatgttacacatacacGTGGCAGAGTGAATGCTTattatctgtggatggctaccttagtgactaccttacgtATAGGCCAgttagcctatcatcagtgttattttttcacaaataggctgatttttatatatgtgtgtgtgtgtgtgttggcttcATGTAAAGACATTTAAATTTTGGGGGAGAAAAAAGTTCAAAAAAGGTACactaatttggtggcccccgtgcagtaactctgaggaccccctaggggccccagaccccctgttgaagatctctgctgtaGCAGTTGCTCACGTGAGGTTTCACTCATGAATGATATCTGAAAGTCTGAGAATGTATTGTGACGTTCTTTAATCTTATACTTTCTAAAAGAAGgagcttattttttatttttttttaaatatgatcaAGACATCTCAGGTTCAGGAATCATTGATTGAGATCATGTAAAAAGCTGCTCACTGAAAGATGTAAAGTTTCTTCTCATGACTCGTGGTTGGAAGTTTTGTCTCTCGACATTATTTGCAAACACAGCGGTGACTTTATATTAATGTGGTGTTTTAGTTAAAGTGGTCGATGCCATCTTGTCAGTCAAAGAGTTGATCTCTGAATGCAACGTAACAGAgtggagagtaaagatggaagtctcctaaagcttagttccatagaAATGCACGGATTATtggttgttttgtcgttagtgaaaaagAATATTGACCttttagttgaaaaaggagcctcatataagaatgacatttcctcctatggagtcTGTTCATccgcattcggagatcgactctTTTTGACTGGCTAGATGGTAGATAGCGGAAAAACCTACAGTGAGTcgttaaaacctttttttttaggaaactCTGTACGTAATGTTCTCACtgctgagttcatgtgtagagcccctggtgatacttgggaGTAAAGTCTTATGTTGTGTCGAGCATTCTtagtattttaaaaatgttgatttcGATGCGATCATAGCAGTGCCTCTAACACTCCCAtccaaaaggccatttgaccgaaaacaaGAATatggtcaatcttaaaagtggcatttctgtcctaa contains the following coding sequences:
- the rpl17 gene encoding 60S ribosomal protein L17; protein product: MVRYSLDPENPTKSCKSRGSNLRVHFKNTRETAQAIKGMHIRKANKYLRDVVVKHQCVPFRRYNGGVGRCAQAKQFGWTQGRWPKKSAEFLLHMLKNAESNAELKGLDVDSLVIEHIQVNKAPKMRRRTYRAHGRINPYMSSPCHIEMILTEKEQIVPKPEEEVAQKKKVSQKKLKKQKLMARE